From Micromonospora sp. NBC_01699, a single genomic window includes:
- the carA gene encoding glutamine-hydrolyzing carbamoyl-phosphate synthase small subunit — protein sequence MRRRPAILVLEDGRTFHGEAYGSVGETFGEAVFNTGMTGYQETLTDPSYHRQVVVQTAPHIGNTGVNGEDDESGRIWVAGYVVRDPARLGSNWRATGSLEDRLAAEGVVGISGIDTRALTRHLRDRGAMRVGISSLDDDPRALLARVRATPEMVGADLSAEVSTSRPYTVEAVGAHRFTVAALDLGIKRNVPRRLAARGVTTHVLPASSTIDDLLATGADAVFFSPGPGDPATADHPVALAREVLTRRIPLFGICFGSQILGRALGFGTYKLGYGHRGINQPVLDRVTGRVEVTSHNHGFAVDWPGREPGQEVPAGQFIDTDFGAVEVSHVCLNDNVVEGLRARDVPAFTVQYHPEAAAGPHDADYLFDRFAELIEGERQPGGRHSGGRNQGDENEGGNHA from the coding sequence ATGCGACGCAGGCCCGCGATCCTCGTACTGGAGGATGGTCGGACGTTCCACGGTGAGGCGTACGGCAGTGTGGGGGAGACCTTCGGTGAGGCCGTCTTCAACACCGGCATGACCGGCTACCAGGAGACGCTGACCGACCCGTCCTACCACCGTCAGGTGGTGGTGCAGACCGCGCCGCACATCGGCAACACCGGGGTCAACGGCGAGGACGACGAGTCGGGCCGGATCTGGGTGGCCGGCTACGTGGTCCGCGACCCGGCCCGGCTGGGCTCCAACTGGCGGGCGACCGGCTCTCTGGAGGACCGGCTGGCCGCCGAGGGCGTGGTCGGCATCAGTGGCATCGACACCCGTGCGCTGACCCGCCATCTTCGCGACAGGGGCGCGATGCGGGTCGGCATCTCCAGCCTCGACGACGACCCGAGGGCCCTGCTGGCCCGGGTCCGGGCCACCCCGGAGATGGTCGGCGCCGACCTGTCGGCCGAGGTGAGCACGTCCAGGCCGTACACGGTCGAGGCGGTGGGCGCGCACCGGTTCACGGTCGCCGCGCTGGACCTGGGGATCAAGCGCAACGTGCCGCGCCGGCTCGCCGCCCGTGGGGTCACCACCCACGTGCTGCCGGCCTCGTCGACCATCGACGACCTGCTCGCCACCGGCGCGGACGCGGTCTTCTTCTCGCCCGGTCCGGGCGACCCGGCCACCGCCGACCACCCGGTGGCGCTGGCCCGCGAGGTGCTGACCCGGCGGATTCCGCTGTTCGGCATCTGCTTCGGCAGCCAGATCCTCGGCCGGGCGCTCGGCTTCGGCACGTACAAGCTGGGCTACGGCCACCGTGGCATCAACCAGCCGGTGCTGGACCGGGTCACCGGCCGGGTCGAGGTCACCTCGCACAACCACGGCTTCGCCGTCGACTGGCCGGGCCGCGAACCCGGCCAGGAGGTGCCGGCGGGCCAGTTCATCGACACCGACTTCGGCGCGGTCGAGGTCAGTCACGTTTGCCTCAACGACAATGTGGTCGAGGGCCTGCGGGCCAGGGATGTGCCCGCGTTCACCGTGCAGTACCACCCGGAGGCGGCCGCCGGCCCGCACGACGCGGACTACCTGTTCGATCGCTTCGCGGAGCTGATCGAGGGCGAGCGGCAGCCGGGCGGGCGGCACTCGGGCGGGCGTAACCAGGGCGACGAGAACGAGGGCGGCAACCATGCCTAA